AATCAGAGGAAACAAAAGCCCTCTCCGGCACAGGAAACATTAGACTTGCCCTATAAAAACCAAAATACAACTTTTACTGTAAACTAAAGTTGTATTTTAAAAGGGAAAGGAGCATAAGATTTCATCAGGTGTGAAACGCTTTTAAACGTAAAAAGAGATAATTCGCTTCATGAGGCAATTCTCGACACGTTCCTGAATGTGCGAAAGGATTAAAGCGACTTTTTGGTTACTTTTGTGGCGCTAGACAAAAGTTACCCGCTCAGCAGAGCGGAAAAATGCTCCCCAACCAAAGCCAATCAGAAGCAAATACAGAAGCCTCGGGTAGTACAAAACGCTTTTAATGTAAAAAGAGATAATGAGCCACTGGTGAAAATTCTCGACACGTTCCTGAATGTGCGAAAGGACTCAAAAGATTTTTTGGTAACTTTTGCATCGTTTGGCAAAAGTTACCCGCCTAGCAGGGCGGAAAAAAGCTCCCCAACCAAAGTCATTCAGAGGAACCCGAAAATAATTCGGGAAAGAAATAGAAAAATACTCCCCAACCAAAGCCAATGAGAAGCAAATACAGAAGCCTCGGGCAAACACTTCATTTGCTCTCCCATTACCTCAGGCCATTATTCGACAAAGGCGCAAACTCGCGGCCTAACAGGTAAACGTCTTCTATACCGTGAGGGCTGCGGGCGATGTTGGGCAGTTTGCCCCATTGTTCAAAGCCGTTGGCAGCGAAGAAGCGAAGGCTATTGTGATTGGAGGCGTAAATGTAGGCCACTAAATGCACAAAGCCAATTTGCGCTCTTGCGTCTAGTAGGGATTCCAGCAAGGCTTTGCCCACGCCAATACCTTGCCAATCTGGCAGTACGTATAGGCTGATTTCCGCTGCTTGATCAAAAGCCGGTAAACCATAGAAAGGTTCTATTGAACACCAAGCAAGAATTTGTTGGTCTTGTTCGGCGATGAGTATAGGGTGAGTGTCTGTCATGCTCTCCAGCCAATCCATCACGTCCAGCAGTGCAATATGGGTATGCGGGTGAGACGCAGCATGAAGGTCGCAAGCTTGGAATACGTCGAGCATGGCAGCAGCGTCTTCAAACTCAGCACGTCGTACTTTACAGTTTAAAGCCACTTCTGCCCTTCCTTATGCTATCGACAGTTAGCCTTGTTCAAGCAAACGGCGCAGGTCGATGATGGCGGTATTGGCGCGAGAAATGTATGACGCCATGACCAAAGAGTGGTTTGCCAACACACCAAAGCCGCTGCCATTAAGGATGAATGGCGACCAAATGCTGGTTTGCGTGGCTTCCAGTTCGCGAATGATCTGACGCAAGCTCACCAAGGCATTTTTGTCTTGTAGGGTAAACACAAAGTCCACTTCGATGGCGCGTAAGATGTGAATCAAGGCCCAGCTCGCACCGCGTGCTTCGTAGAATACATCATCCACTTTTGACCAAGGGGTTTTGACGTATTGGTAAGCGCCTGAGTCGTTACTTTGACGCGCACTGGTGTCGCCCGCGAGGTCGGTATTTTCTCTCACATTGGCCACACTGGCAGACAAGCGTTGTGACAAGCTGCCTAAACGGGTGCTCACATCGGATAGCCAATCGGATAAATTGTCCGCACGAGCATAGAAGTTGGCTTTGTTGTTGCCCTGCCCGGCTAAGCGATCAAGGTATTCTTGCAGTTCTTGATTACCACGACGGTATTCGCTTTCACTGGAAGGCAAGGCCCAGCTACGCGTATCAAAGTTGAATTGCGGTTCGGCGATTTTTAGGTTCACGTCTTCGGTGGATTGCGATTGCGAACGGCTAAATTCTTTTCGAAAAGCACGGGCTAAATCCCTTGCTTGCACCAAGACACCAAATTCCCACGCTGGCATGTTGTCCATGAAGACACCCGGTGGCATTAGATCGTTACTAATAAAACCGCCCGGTTTTTCCAATAAGGTGTCGACTAAGGTGTGCAAGGTGCTACCCGTGGTGTAACCCACCACCAGTTTTTTGCTGTTATTTAGGTATCCACGTTCTGCGGCCATGTCTTTGGCACTGGCCACTACGTCAAATTGTTCCGGCTCATTGCTCCAGTACATGCCCAGAAAACTCAGTAAAATTGCCAATACCAATAGGACGATAGCAACCACTTTACCGATACCAGAACCGATAGCGGCGAAGTTCAAGCGCGCTTGCAAAGCCTGCCATTTCGCTTTTAACCAAGACATCTTTTTTACCACCTTATTCCTGTTGTAACTCTACATTGTATCGTGCCCTGTGATAGATCATGGCACGCACACGAAAGTCCGTTCGACTGTTAATAATTTGGTAGATCAATCTGGCCTGTTTGTCGTTGGGCCAATTAATATCTAACCTACTATGAGTTGCCGTTACTACCTCTATAATAGGCTGTATTTTGGCAAGTATTTCGTCTTCACTCAATGTAAATAAATCTTTTGGTAGGACAAACACGCCGGGAGTTTGCTCTATATTAGCGCTTTCTTCTGCTGCCAAATGGTCACTGATCTGATCTTGAGTTGGCTGTCCAGAAGCACTTCGAGTTGGCTTTTTGTGCTCTTTGGGTTGGCTACGATTGAAGCGTAAATCGGCGATGCGAGAAGCGAATTCGTCAATCAAGGGGTCTTGCGGATTCACCGAAGAAGCGCTTTCCAAGAACTTCTGCGCACTGACATACTGACCTTGCAAGGCTTTTTGCCATGCCCAATCTGTGTAAGTTTCGACGATTTGTGCGATGCCCTGAATGGCATCGAAGTTACCCGGATCTCGTCCTAGTGCCGCTTGGAAATACAGATTGGCATTGTCATCTTCAGGGGTTAACAGACGATCCGCCAAGTAGGCCTTGCGACCTTTTTCAATAAGCGACCGCGTTAGCTGCTGTGCTGGTGTGAGCGGCTGCTGCGCTGGTGTGAGCGGCTGCTGTACAGGTGTAGTCTGCTCTGCTGGCGA
The window above is part of the Marinomonas sp. THO17 genome. Proteins encoded here:
- a CDS encoding N-acetyltransferase family protein, with the protein product MALNCKVRRAEFEDAAAMLDVFQACDLHAASHPHTHIALLDVMDWLESMTDTHPILIAEQDQQILAWCSIEPFYGLPAFDQAAEISLYVLPDWQGIGVGKALLESLLDARAQIGFVHLVAYIYASNHNSLRFFAANGFEQWGKLPNIARSPHGIEDVYLLGREFAPLSNNGLR
- a CDS encoding DUF2333 family protein produces the protein MSWLKAKWQALQARLNFAAIGSGIGKVVAIVLLVLAILLSFLGMYWSNEPEQFDVVASAKDMAAERGYLNNSKKLVVGYTTGSTLHTLVDTLLEKPGGFISNDLMPPGVFMDNMPAWEFGVLVQARDLARAFRKEFSRSQSQSTEDVNLKIAEPQFNFDTRSWALPSSESEYRRGNQELQEYLDRLAGQGNNKANFYARADNLSDWLSDVSTRLGSLSQRLSASVANVRENTDLAGDTSARQSNDSGAYQYVKTPWSKVDDVFYEARGASWALIHILRAIEVDFVFTLQDKNALVSLRQIIRELEATQTSIWSPFILNGSGFGVLANHSLVMASYISRANTAIIDLRRLLEQG